The proteins below come from a single Zea mays cultivar B73 chromosome 8, Zm-B73-REFERENCE-NAM-5.0, whole genome shotgun sequence genomic window:
- the LOC109941575 gene encoding LOW QUALITY PROTEIN: E3 ubiquitin-protein ligase SGR9, amyloplastic (The sequence of the model RefSeq protein was modified relative to this genomic sequence to represent the inferred CDS: inserted 2 bases in 1 codon; deleted 2 bases in 1 codon) has product MDADHSHGQPPPPPPSSTEILMAALLNVPAVQLPGLARALAADARRLQSRLAFLLLSPPHFTRALARLRSMPLPAKAALLGRALLRSLLLLLPVLCPDGGSGRRLHPPPPPPPPAARPRRRAPPPRHVRLLLPRGXAAPSPVDWRAVIVDGVVASALSVSGLGGTPWAALGPYVDAAAKCRRFADAVAAVAGDGGTKDGEGSGAASYAAVLALIPVAVDGAPCAICREEMAAGGRGVCGLRPCGHQFHWRCALRWLARRNTCPCCRAELPAEDPLKETRRLWRSVERMARGG; this is encoded by the exons ATGGACGCTGACCACAGCCAcggccagccgccgccgccgccgccgtcctcgaCGGAAATCCTGATGGCCGCGCTCCTCAACGTTCCAGCCGTGCAGCTCCCGGGCCTCGCGCGGGCGCTGGCCGCCGACGCGCGGCGGCTGCAATCCCGCCTCGCGTTCCTCCTCCTCTCCCCGCCGCACTTCACGCGCGCGCTCGCGCGGCTCCGCTCGATGCCTCTCCCCGCCAAGGCCGCGCTGCTGGGCCGCGCGCTCCTCCGctccctcctcctgctcctcCCGGTGCTCTGCCCcgacggcggcagcggc cggcggctccacccaccaccaccacctcctcctccaGCCGCCCGACCTCGACGCCGCGCTCCTCCTCCTCGCCATGTGCGACTCCTACTCCCCCGCGG CGCCGCCCCTTCCCCGGTCGACTGGCGCGCGGTGATCGTGGACGGCGTGGTGGCGTCCGCGCTCTCCGTCTCAGGCCTCGGCGGCACGCCCTGGGCCGCACTCGGCCCCTACGTGGACGCGGCTGCCAAGTGCCGCCGGTTCGCGGACGCCGTCGCCGCGGTGGCTGGCGACGGTGGGACGAAGGACGGCGAGGGGAGCGGGGCCGCGTCGTACGCCGCCGTGCTGGCGCTGATTCCCGTGGCGGTGGACGGCGCGCCGTGCGCCATCTGCCGGGAGGAGATGGCTGCTGGCGGACGCGGCGTGTGCGGGCTCAGGCCGTGCGGGCACCAGTTCCACTGGCGCTGCGCTCTGCGCTGGCTGGCCCGGCGCAACACCTGCCCGTGCTGCCGCGCCGAGCTGCCCGCCGAGGACCCGCTCAAGGAGACGCGGCGGCTGTGGCGGAGCGTGGAGAGGATGGCGCGCGGCGGGTGA